The genome window GCACGCTCGTCAGCTCGAAGACCTCCATGATCTCCTCCTTCGTCGCCCCGTACTTGAGGGCGTTGCGGATGTGCTGGCCCAGGCCCGGCTCGTAGAGGTGGGTCGTCGAGGCGTCGATCGCGATGTAGATCAGCTCCTTCATCTTCGGGGAGAGCACCCCGTGGCGCCAGGGCACCGCCGAGAAGTTCAGGTACGCCTCGAAATAATCGACGTCGAGTTTCAGGACCGGCTCCCACAGCTCATCGCTCCAGTAGCCGCGCTCCTTGATGAACTGCTCCTTCAGTGCCTTCTGCCGATCGGTCAACGCCTCGCTCATGCCGCATCTCCTCTCTCATGAAAGACGGCGCACCCCCGCGGGGGACGGTTCTGCCGGCGCCCGCACGCGCGCCGATGAGAGCGGGAGGGCCGGGTCTTTGTGCGGAATCCCCCCAACTCTAGCGCGGAAGCCCCCCGCCGCCAAAGCGGAAGGGAGATTGCCCGCCGCCCCGCAAAGTTGCACGCAGGTCCGGAAAGGGGCGAGGGGTTGAGCGACAGGGAAAACCGATCAGGGAAAGAGAAAAACCTCCCCCGGGGAGAGAGGGAGGCATTCATCCCCCCCTCCCGCCGGGAGGGGGGCGCTTGTGCGAGATGCCTAGAAGGCCTCAAAGAAGGGCGGAAAGACCCCCAGAAGCCCCAGGGCCAGGAGAACGAGGGAGATTTTCCAAATCTTCCCGAAATCCACCTCCTTCTCCTTCCAGGCGCTGTGCAGGACCGCCCAGCCCACGATCCACAAGATGATCGGCAGGCCCGTCTTTCCGGTCAGGGGCCCCGCCGGGTTCCACCAGTTCAGCATGCCGCCAACCGCCTTGCTCGCGTGGACAACCACCGTGAGCACCCCGATGAGAAAGACCGCCGCGCACGCCGTCAGAGCCGCCGCCGCCGCCGGTCCCGAAGCAACTTTTTGATTCGCCATCTTCATATTCTCCCGCAGCCCCCCCTTACAGGATGGGGGCCACCTTGTTCAGGAATGCCCCGAAGAGCCCGGCCACGGCCGCTCCCAGGAACGCCACGACGAACAGCACCGTCACCGCATTGCGGATATCGTCCCGCTCCGAGAGGCTATCGCCGTAGCGCAGGACGATGTAAAGCACCGCCGTCGCAAGTATCGGCGAGAACCAGCCGAAGTGCTCCTTCCACTCCATCCCGAAGGAATGCCAGGCCTTCATGGCCACATCGGCGACGAGCTTCGAGCGCGGACTCTCTGGAATGGGCGCCCGGTACCACGGGTAGACGATGTAGGTGCCGCTGATGACCGTGAGCCAGGCCATGACCGTCATCACCCACATCCCGAGCCGCATCCGGCCGAGGCGCTCACCCACACCCTCGGTGGTCAGCAGCTTCCCCCGCATGCTCCATAAACCCGCCAACCCCCCCGCAAAGGCGAGAAGGTAGATGGCGCCGAAGATCATGCCGTGCGCCACCGTCCAGAACTCCCGCAAATTCAGTGACA of bacterium contains these proteins:
- a CDS encoding carboxymuconolactone decarboxylase family protein; translated protein: MSEALTDRQKALKEQFIKERGYWSDELWEPVLKLDVDYFEAYLNFSAVPWRHGVLSPKMKELIYIAIDASTTHLYEPGLGQHIRNALKYGATKEEIMEVFELTSVLGIHTVTMGVPLLMKELEKAGQSL